The proteins below come from a single Plantactinospora sp. KBS50 genomic window:
- a CDS encoding FAD-binding oxidoreductase — MSDPPMPARLADLRRRAVEIVGPAGVRSDPATRLLHSYDASMEHGLADLVVAPGDRDELCALVAAAYATGVPFVPRGAGTGYSGGALPARGGMVILTAGLDRILATDAEQGWIRCEPGVLLATVHRRAAEMGWRYVPDPSSYQVCTLGETSPRTPAARTPSAAARPPTTSGPST; from the coding sequence GTGTCCGATCCGCCGATGCCGGCCCGGCTGGCCGACCTACGCCGCCGCGCCGTCGAGATCGTCGGCCCGGCCGGGGTGCGGTCCGACCCGGCCACCCGGCTGCTGCACTCCTACGACGCCTCGATGGAACACGGCCTGGCCGACCTGGTGGTCGCCCCGGGGGACCGGGACGAGTTGTGCGCGCTGGTGGCCGCCGCCTACGCGACCGGGGTGCCGTTCGTGCCCCGCGGCGCCGGCACCGGATACAGCGGGGGAGCGCTGCCGGCCCGCGGCGGGATGGTGATCCTCACCGCCGGGCTCGACCGCATCCTGGCCACCGACGCCGAGCAGGGCTGGATCCGCTGCGAGCCGGGGGTGCTGCTGGCCACGGTGCACCGGCGCGCCGCCGAGATGGGCTGGCGGTACGTTCCCGACCCCTCCTCGTACCAGGTCTGCACCCTGGGGGAAACGTCGCCGAGAACGCCGGCGGCCCGCACGCCCTCGGCGGCGGCCAGACCGCCAACTACGTCCGGTCCCTCGACCTGA
- a CDS encoding class I adenylate-forming enzyme family protein, with translation MYGPLPAAALHERISEFAENAPERLAFVVAGPDGTCDQQTFAELRDDSIALAALFADSGLGPGEVLVVAIRNHISYLSLVFGAWRARVPVLLLSPGLGGTERDQLAALVAAELGRPVFVDSAPHPRYDTFVVGAGRTPTFVPGPAPANAPVPADPPTPAPADLTPADPPAPSPGDPAAGADETPYLFLTSGGATGLPKVMPYQLRFTGRSETPYSKSGLRSGTHTRTPGSATRLICGNLFHTGNFAPSLHVLLTGSTVITMSRFDPELLCQLLRRHDVYSLGITPLHMMQVLTMPGLDPEPFAGLTRVTHGAAPCPRWVKQGWIDLVGADRLFEIYYSSELGGSSQPVIVSGVDWLRRPGTVGQPAGARVLDAEGRDVPPGTIGEVYFPQTYGRAHGYVGDRALRTAATVPGHVSVADLGWLDEDGYLFIADRMSDVLDIDGHRVLPSVVEEVIGRHPAVADVAVAGTAAEDGATVLYALVQLLPGADLGEDDVLDLCRGSLAAHEVPTLVRFTTAIPRTEEGKMRRSVIGASAPTGPGGEPGA, from the coding sequence TTGTACGGTCCGCTGCCGGCCGCGGCGTTGCACGAGCGGATTTCGGAGTTCGCGGAGAACGCGCCGGAGCGACTCGCCTTCGTGGTCGCCGGGCCGGACGGGACCTGTGACCAGCAGACCTTCGCCGAGCTGAGAGACGACAGCATCGCGCTGGCCGCCCTGTTCGCCGACTCGGGGCTCGGACCGGGTGAGGTGCTGGTGGTGGCGATCCGCAACCACATCTCGTATCTGAGCCTGGTGTTCGGCGCCTGGCGGGCACGGGTGCCGGTGCTGCTGCTCAGCCCCGGGCTGGGCGGCACGGAACGCGACCAGTTGGCGGCCCTGGTGGCGGCCGAACTCGGCCGGCCGGTGTTCGTGGACTCCGCGCCCCACCCGCGGTACGACACCTTCGTCGTCGGCGCCGGGCGCACCCCGACCTTCGTACCCGGCCCGGCGCCGGCAAACGCGCCGGTGCCGGCGGATCCGCCGACCCCGGCCCCGGCGGACCTGACCCCGGCGGATCCGCCGGCACCGTCCCCGGGGGACCCGGCGGCGGGTGCCGACGAGACGCCCTACCTGTTCCTCACCTCCGGCGGCGCCACCGGGCTGCCGAAGGTGATGCCCTACCAGTTGCGGTTCACCGGCCGGAGCGAGACCCCGTACAGCAAGTCCGGCCTGCGCAGCGGTACGCACACCCGGACCCCCGGCTCGGCGACCCGCCTGATCTGCGGAAATCTCTTCCACACCGGCAACTTCGCCCCGTCGCTGCACGTGCTGCTCACCGGCTCCACGGTGATCACGATGAGCAGGTTCGACCCGGAGCTGCTCTGCCAACTGCTGCGGCGGCACGACGTCTACTCGCTGGGCATCACCCCGCTGCACATGATGCAGGTCCTCACCATGCCGGGCCTGGACCCGGAACCGTTCGCCGGCCTGACCCGGGTGACCCACGGCGCGGCGCCCTGCCCGCGCTGGGTGAAGCAGGGCTGGATCGACCTCGTCGGCGCGGACCGGCTGTTCGAGATCTACTACAGCTCGGAGCTGGGCGGATCATCCCAGCCGGTGATCGTCAGCGGCGTGGACTGGCTCCGCAGACCGGGCACCGTCGGCCAGCCGGCCGGCGCGCGGGTGCTGGACGCCGAGGGCCGCGACGTGCCGCCGGGCACCATCGGCGAGGTCTACTTCCCGCAGACGTACGGGCGGGCGCACGGCTACGTCGGCGACCGCGCGCTGCGCACGGCGGCGACCGTTCCGGGCCATGTCAGCGTGGCCGACCTCGGCTGGCTCGACGAGGACGGCTACCTCTTCATCGCCGACCGGATGTCCGACGTGCTGGACATCGACGGACACCGGGTGCTGCCCTCCGTGGTCGAGGAGGTCATCGGCCGGCATCCGGCCGTCGCGGACGTCGCGGTGGCGGGCACGGCCGCCGAGGACGGCGCCACCGTGCTGTACGCCCTGGTGCAGTTGCTGCCCGGCGCCGACCTCGGCGAGGACGACGTGCTGGACCTGTGCCGCGGCAGCCTGGCCGCGCACGAGGTGCCGACCCTGGTCCGGTTCACCACCGCCATCCCGCGCACCGAGGAGGGAAAGATGCGCCGGTCGGTGATCGGCGCGTCCGCGCCGACCGGTCCCGGCGGTGAGCCCGGAGCATGA
- a CDS encoding phytanoyl-CoA dioxygenase family protein codes for MRPGRLAPDPGDATPNPGDAVPEADAVPEAGGVPEAGAVAEVPPNPGYPRVSDGIPDLWRMITDSGLTGQVAELEVNGFVVLPGALSGPEVSVLRAELLRLAAKDEGVAVDTALGSSHRDRTQEVPLLLARGGEAFERLLLNPVTLPLVTYLLGAGRLISSVTGYVKGPGRCELGIHSDTAYVPDPLPPYAQVANVNYLLTDYTVDDGCLSMVPGSHRYCHRPREGQGAREAVPIEVPAGAAVVFHGNTWHGAFPRSRDGVRLTLSTLFSRLYMRPQENYAALFTDEYLAGRPEEFRRLIGRDHPHGWSSYEESQEIVARRRARSRTYYRTRGQHV; via the coding sequence ATGCGACCAGGCAGGCTCGCGCCGGACCCCGGCGACGCGACGCCGAACCCCGGCGACGCGGTGCCGGAGGCCGACGCGGTGCCGGAGGCCGGCGGGGTGCCGGAGGCCGGCGCGGTCGCCGAGGTCCCGCCGAACCCGGGCTATCCGCGGGTGTCGGACGGAATTCCCGACCTCTGGCGCATGATCACCGACTCGGGGTTGACCGGGCAGGTGGCCGAGCTGGAGGTCAACGGGTTCGTGGTGCTGCCGGGCGCGTTGAGCGGGCCGGAGGTGTCGGTGCTGCGCGCCGAACTGCTGCGGCTGGCCGCAAAGGACGAGGGCGTCGCCGTGGACACGGCGCTGGGGAGCAGCCACCGCGACCGGACCCAGGAGGTGCCGCTGCTGCTGGCCCGCGGCGGGGAGGCGTTCGAACGGCTGCTGCTGAACCCGGTCACGCTGCCGCTGGTCACCTACCTGCTGGGCGCCGGCCGGTTGATCAGCAGCGTGACCGGTTACGTGAAGGGCCCCGGCCGGTGCGAGCTGGGGATCCACTCCGACACCGCCTACGTCCCCGACCCGTTGCCGCCGTACGCGCAGGTCGCGAACGTGAACTACCTGCTCACCGACTACACGGTGGACGACGGCTGCCTGTCCATGGTCCCCGGCAGCCACCGGTACTGCCACCGGCCGCGCGAGGGGCAGGGCGCCCGGGAGGCGGTGCCGATCGAGGTCCCGGCCGGCGCGGCCGTCGTGTTCCACGGCAACACCTGGCACGGCGCGTTCCCCCGCAGCCGCGACGGGGTACGGCTGACCCTCTCGACCCTGTTCTCCCGGCTCTACATGCGGCCGCAGGAGAACTACGCGGCGCTGTTCACCGACGAGTACCTGGCCGGGCGGCCGGAGGAGTTCCGCCGGCTGATCGGCCGCGACCACCCGCACGGCTGGTCCTCGTACGAGGAGTCACAGGAGATCGTCGCCCGCCGGCGAGCCCGGTCCCGGACGTACTACCGCACCCGGGGCCAGCACGTATGA
- a CDS encoding glycosyltransferase family 2 protein, whose translation MVELSVIVPARDEELTLPRTLPRILAAATRSGATFEVVVVVPGYTTFHHDLPVRDPRLRWLSTDTVGKFAALRTGVEHSGGGRLIFVDADVQPCPDAFAAIDGALRAGADVAAGRILLDRGADAGRAVGRMLRQWMSITLGYWHDLRTHRPDLRWALPGALYGLRREFFPGQEPAVPLLDDASIGLSARDRGARFAYRPDAGVQVRPPASYRQWLRQKVRTRRGWAALRGLRPAEVAELQSALSRYRAGRTGVGLAGRVMVAQDRLVDAVAWCSRSRRLPDTWRPDRSDWSGGPPPGPVRPAPTRYRPMTDVEVD comes from the coding sequence ATGGTCGAGCTGAGTGTGATCGTGCCGGCGCGCGACGAGGAGTTGACGCTGCCGCGCACGCTGCCGCGGATCCTGGCGGCGGCCACCCGGTCCGGCGCGACGTTCGAGGTCGTGGTGGTGGTCCCCGGATACACCACGTTCCATCACGACCTGCCGGTGCGGGACCCCCGGCTGCGCTGGCTGAGCACCGACACCGTGGGCAAGTTCGCGGCCCTGCGGACCGGGGTCGAGCACTCCGGCGGCGGCCGGCTCATCTTCGTCGACGCCGATGTCCAGCCGTGCCCCGACGCGTTCGCCGCCATCGACGGGGCGCTGCGGGCCGGCGCCGACGTGGCGGCCGGCCGGATCCTCCTCGACCGCGGCGCCGACGCGGGGCGCGCGGTCGGCCGGATGCTCCGCCAGTGGATGTCGATCACCCTCGGGTACTGGCACGACCTGCGGACCCACCGCCCCGATCTGCGCTGGGCGCTGCCCGGCGCGCTGTACGGGCTGCGCCGGGAGTTCTTTCCCGGCCAGGAACCGGCGGTGCCGCTGCTGGACGACGCCTCGATCGGACTGTCCGCCCGGGACCGGGGAGCGCGCTTCGCGTACCGTCCCGATGCCGGCGTCCAGGTCCGCCCACCGGCGTCCTACCGGCAGTGGCTGCGGCAGAAGGTGCGTACCCGGCGCGGCTGGGCCGCCTTGCGCGGTCTGCGGCCGGCCGAGGTGGCCGAGTTGCAGTCGGCCCTGTCCCGCTACCGCGCCGGCCGCACCGGCGTCGGCCTGGCCGGGCGGGTCATGGTGGCCCAGGACCGGCTGGTCGACGCCGTCGCCTGGTGCTCGCGGTCCCGCCGGCTGCCCGACACGTGGCGGCCGGACCGATCCGACTGGTCCGGTGGCCCGCCGCCGGGTCCGGTCCGGCCGGCGCCGACCCGGTACCGACCGATGACAGACGTGGAGGTCGACTGA
- a CDS encoding Gfo/Idh/MocA family protein → MSAGRTARAVSAGGPLRVGVVGLGWFGRIHLDAWAAVRGAAVVGVCDRDPAVFEVAQEAAQSGFHADAGGSARPAIGPQVRRCTSLSDLLHQGIDLLDVVVTEEEHAACVRAALAAGVDVVVEKPLATGLDAAVELAATAARQGRHIYAGQVLRFDPRHVALAELVRGQPLRHMSLSRHFQTRAHDVYGRAHPVLNASVHDIDLSVWLAGRAPERVSAYGSYFLGREHPDCVDLVLEWDGGLRAVIQNSWHLAASCPYGFVFDAVVHAAGASYTLRSEPVLQEWSERAAVSPELFFWPRYADQRQGALVAELQHFTDCAAAGVPSPRVPLADVLAVMSTCEAAMTALRTGGPVVPARAGG, encoded by the coding sequence GTGAGCGCGGGCCGGACGGCCCGCGCGGTGAGCGCCGGCGGCCCGCTGCGGGTCGGCGTGGTCGGCCTGGGCTGGTTCGGCCGGATCCATCTGGACGCCTGGGCCGCGGTGCGCGGCGCCGCCGTGGTCGGGGTCTGCGATCGCGACCCGGCCGTGTTCGAGGTTGCGCAGGAGGCGGCGCAGAGCGGGTTCCACGCCGACGCCGGAGGGTCGGCGCGGCCGGCGATCGGGCCGCAGGTGCGCCGCTGCACCTCGCTGTCGGACCTGCTGCACCAGGGCATCGACCTGCTCGACGTGGTGGTCACCGAGGAGGAGCACGCGGCCTGCGTACGCGCCGCCCTGGCCGCCGGCGTCGACGTGGTGGTGGAGAAGCCGCTGGCGACCGGCCTGGACGCCGCGGTCGAACTGGCCGCGACGGCGGCGCGGCAGGGCCGGCACATCTACGCCGGGCAGGTGCTGCGGTTCGACCCCCGGCACGTCGCCCTGGCCGAACTGGTACGCGGGCAGCCGTTGCGGCACATGTCGCTGTCCCGGCACTTCCAGACCCGCGCGCACGACGTCTACGGCCGGGCGCACCCGGTGCTGAACGCGTCCGTGCACGACATCGACCTGTCGGTGTGGCTGGCGGGTCGGGCACCCGAGCGGGTCAGCGCCTACGGCTCGTACTTCCTCGGCCGGGAACACCCGGACTGCGTCGACCTGGTCCTGGAGTGGGACGGCGGGCTGCGCGCGGTGATCCAGAACTCCTGGCACCTGGCCGCGTCGTGCCCGTACGGATTCGTCTTCGACGCGGTCGTGCACGCGGCCGGGGCGAGTTACACCCTGCGCAGCGAACCGGTCCTGCAGGAATGGTCGGAGCGGGCCGCCGTCTCGCCCGAGCTGTTCTTCTGGCCGCGCTACGCCGACCAGCGGCAGGGCGCGCTGGTCGCCGAGTTGCAGCACTTCACCGACTGCGCGGCGGCCGGCGTCCCGTCACCGCGGGTGCCGCTGGCGGACGTACTGGCCGTGATGAGCACCTGCGAGGCGGCGATGACGGCCCTGCGTACCGGCGGCCCGGTGGTGCCGGCGCGCGCCGGCGGCTGA
- a CDS encoding FAD-linked oxidase C-terminal domain-containing protein encodes MTLRLVRTPEWERVVLATFDRQEPALATVTRAFDLGLLPSAMDMLTGGYVPGRSDFADPSLLFVGLAGHREEVEEQAGALVAAVTGNGGDAQVLEVAEFLRRRAELVRDKVRRMVAATGRPRYYLFDATAPRSRLADLMALIRESAREFDLPVLNTFHAGDGNVHPTPFYDPNRADHEQRLRDFSRRILLGCAAMGGALTGEHGVGLEKRELMPEFFAPEVLRAMHGIRRVFDPDGLSNPGKLLPPEPPPPSPSTAPPPSPAPVLPPSTAPSPAADRRPAAPIRVNLVDAYLEVDDPGTTFAQVAALLAGTPYELCYEPLGGHDGDPVLDAVDAGRPGLREPHPIAPRDLILGVRVGGLALGGTVTKDVAGYELRKLVYGGRGRLGGLRGLRLRLTPRPSDSRPVWSQPVPVPDAVRLVRRVHRAGLPLAYLGMLVGAGTATVCGRLELRGGRLDRHLRRLRAEHPEVDWRTGDHGRWDDLPMRWLRRPDRSGIGCTDGTPWQAGGPPVGTLVDAYASAGHGRTWSAAVRPGPATGSERAATAALCAGVAAVFEAAR; translated from the coding sequence ATGACCCTGCGCCTGGTGCGCACCCCGGAGTGGGAGCGCGTGGTGCTGGCCACCTTCGACCGGCAGGAGCCGGCGCTGGCCACCGTCACCCGGGCGTTCGACCTGGGGCTGCTGCCCTCGGCCATGGACATGCTGACCGGCGGGTACGTGCCCGGACGGTCGGACTTCGCCGATCCGTCGCTGCTCTTCGTCGGCCTGGCCGGGCATCGCGAGGAGGTCGAGGAGCAGGCCGGCGCGCTGGTCGCCGCGGTCACCGGCAACGGCGGCGACGCTCAGGTGCTGGAGGTGGCCGAGTTCCTGCGCCGCCGGGCGGAACTGGTCCGGGACAAGGTCCGCCGGATGGTCGCGGCCACCGGACGGCCCCGCTACTACCTGTTCGACGCCACGGCGCCGCGCAGCCGGCTGGCCGACCTGATGGCGCTGATCCGCGAGTCCGCGCGGGAGTTCGACCTGCCGGTGCTGAACACGTTCCACGCCGGCGACGGCAACGTGCACCCGACCCCGTTCTACGACCCGAACCGAGCCGACCACGAGCAGCGGCTGCGGGACTTCTCCCGCCGGATCCTGCTCGGCTGCGCCGCCATGGGCGGCGCGCTGACCGGCGAGCACGGCGTCGGGCTGGAGAAACGGGAGCTGATGCCGGAGTTCTTCGCTCCCGAGGTGCTGCGCGCCATGCACGGGATCCGCCGGGTGTTCGACCCGGACGGGCTGAGCAACCCGGGCAAGCTGCTGCCGCCCGAACCGCCCCCGCCGTCGCCATCCACGGCGCCCCCGCCGTCGCCAGCACCGGTGCTGCCGCCATCCACGGCGCCGTCGCCGGCCGCCGACCGGCGCCCGGCCGCCCCGATCAGGGTCAACCTCGTCGACGCGTACCTCGAAGTCGACGACCCGGGCACCACCTTCGCGCAGGTCGCCGCGCTGCTGGCCGGCACGCCCTACGAGCTGTGCTACGAGCCGCTCGGCGGCCACGACGGCGACCCGGTGCTCGACGCGGTCGACGCCGGCCGCCCCGGACTGCGCGAGCCGCACCCCATCGCACCGCGCGACCTGATCCTCGGCGTGCGGGTCGGCGGCCTGGCCCTCGGCGGCACCGTGACCAAGGACGTCGCCGGCTACGAACTGCGCAAGCTGGTGTACGGCGGGCGGGGGCGGCTGGGCGGGCTGCGCGGGCTGCGGCTGAGGCTGACGCCCCGGCCCAGCGACTCCCGGCCGGTCTGGTCGCAACCGGTCCCGGTCCCGGACGCCGTCCGGCTGGTACGCCGGGTGCACCGGGCGGGGCTGCCGCTGGCGTACCTGGGCATGCTGGTCGGCGCCGGGACCGCCACCGTCTGTGGCCGGCTCGAACTGCGGGGCGGCCGGCTGGACCGGCACCTGCGGCGGCTGCGCGCCGAGCATCCCGAGGTGGACTGGCGGACCGGTGACCACGGCCGCTGGGACGACCTGCCGATGCGCTGGCTGCGGCGGCCGGACCGGTCCGGGATCGGCTGCACCGACGGCACGCCGTGGCAGGCCGGCGGTCCGCCGGTCGGCACGCTGGTCGACGCGTACGCCTCGGCGGGACACGGACGGACGTGGTCGGCGGCGGTGCGCCCCGGTCCGGCGACCGGATCGGAGCGGGCCGCAACCGCGGCGCTGTGCGCGGGAGTCGCCGCGGTGTTCGAGGCGGCCCGGTGA
- a CDS encoding (Fe-S)-binding protein, whose product MSGLEDVRAETDRCTSCGLCLASCPTFAETRAEGDSPRGRVHLLRLADLNLDRDPVARDHLAGCIECGACHDPCPTGVRVATAVSLHRHALRTPPSAHSGPDAAALRELLARDPGAALAVEAARDLRPGDPRPGDPRPGDPRTGDLRPGDGSGHRPVPAGTRQRGDGSDPVLPVPGLLLRRAAPSLVAELDRRLGGPAPGSTGADLVHALERSAGLLRDVGRYDEHERAVDDVLRRLGRYPGGPATVLTLDLSLGRLRDLPWPPGWRVLPAYDWFDLAPPRDVPGDAVREHGVPGVGWPGRLAGLPAEHAAAGAPVLPARPALATLGRLVAAQRDWLAGRTLVTWDARSLPRYRNTIHLASFLVPERRSRA is encoded by the coding sequence GTGAGCGGGCTGGAGGACGTACGCGCCGAAACCGACAGGTGCACCAGCTGCGGGCTGTGTCTGGCCTCGTGCCCGACGTTCGCCGAGACCCGGGCCGAGGGCGACTCCCCGCGGGGACGGGTGCACCTGCTCCGGCTGGCCGACCTCAACCTCGACCGCGACCCGGTGGCCCGGGATCATCTCGCCGGCTGCATCGAGTGCGGCGCCTGCCACGACCCGTGCCCCACCGGGGTACGGGTGGCCACCGCCGTGTCGCTGCACCGGCACGCCCTGCGCACGCCACCCTCGGCGCACTCCGGCCCGGACGCGGCGGCGTTGCGGGAACTGCTGGCCCGGGATCCGGGCGCGGCGCTCGCCGTCGAGGCCGCCCGCGACCTGCGGCCGGGCGACCCGCGGCCCGGCGACCCGCGGCCCGGCGACCCGCGGACGGGCGACCTGCGGCCCGGCGACGGGTCCGGCCACCGTCCGGTTCCGGCCGGCACGCGTCAGCGCGGCGACGGGTCCGACCCGGTCCTGCCGGTACCCGGTCTCCTGCTGCGCCGCGCGGCGCCGTCCCTGGTCGCCGAGCTGGACCGGCGGCTCGGCGGCCCGGCGCCCGGATCGACCGGCGCGGACCTGGTGCACGCCCTGGAACGCTCCGCCGGCCTGCTGCGCGACGTCGGCCGGTACGACGAACACGAGCGTGCCGTGGACGACGTGCTGCGTCGGCTCGGCCGGTACCCGGGCGGCCCGGCGACCGTGCTGACCCTCGACCTGTCGCTGGGCCGGCTGCGGGACCTGCCGTGGCCGCCGGGCTGGCGGGTGCTGCCCGCGTACGACTGGTTCGACCTGGCCCCGCCGCGGGACGTACCCGGCGACGCGGTGCGCGAGCACGGCGTGCCCGGCGTCGGCTGGCCGGGCCGGCTCGCGGGCCTGCCGGCGGAACACGCCGCGGCCGGCGCCCCGGTGCTGCCGGCCCGGCCGGCGCTGGCGACGCTCGGCCGGCTGGTCGCGGCGCAGCGCGACTGGCTCGCCGGCCGGACCCTGGTGACCTGGGACGCCCGGTCGCTGCCGCGGTACCGCAACACCATCCACCTGGCATCGTTCCTGGTGCCCGAGCGAAGGAGCCGAGCGTGA
- a CDS encoding M20 family metallopeptidase encodes MTDSVPDVVDLCRRLIALDSQNPPGRETPVAGLVDEVLTAAGFAVRWHAAQPDRPNVVGTLSRGPGRRLILQAHADTKPAVAAGAVDRWTHDAFRATEVDGRLYGLGACDTKGGLAAQLVAACALAADQHWRGELVVQAVADEEDGSRLGAEHLLALGLLDADAAVVAEPTGCLPSLAQLGLAWAEIEVTGRAAHAGTPGEGLDAFRAASAYVAEVDRLVAGLGTAAEFPGHPRLNVGYFALPGHPGTMPGECRLRCDIRVLPGVRLDDVFALYEEAAVTVRRSVGASIAVRPYQGGGRPSHFVEAGHPLAERFRAVQRETDQPVATMPFLGGTDARYFAGAGTPAIVYGPGSLRQAHAPDEYVPLAELTLAARQLTRLAAGYLA; translated from the coding sequence GTGACCGACAGCGTCCCGGACGTGGTGGACCTGTGCCGACGGTTGATCGCGTTGGACAGCCAGAACCCGCCCGGCCGGGAGACCCCGGTGGCCGGCCTGGTCGACGAGGTGCTGACCGCGGCGGGTTTCGCCGTGCGGTGGCACGCGGCGCAACCGGACCGCCCGAACGTGGTCGGCACGCTGTCGCGCGGACCGGGCCGGCGGCTGATCCTGCAGGCGCACGCGGACACCAAACCCGCCGTGGCGGCGGGGGCGGTGGACCGGTGGACCCACGACGCGTTCCGGGCCACCGAGGTCGACGGCCGGCTCTACGGGCTGGGCGCCTGCGACACCAAGGGCGGGCTGGCGGCACAGCTGGTGGCCGCGTGCGCGCTGGCCGCCGACCAGCACTGGCGGGGCGAACTCGTCGTGCAGGCCGTCGCCGACGAGGAGGACGGCAGCCGCCTGGGCGCCGAACACCTGCTGGCGCTGGGTCTTCTCGACGCCGACGCCGCGGTGGTGGCCGAGCCGACCGGGTGCCTGCCGTCGCTGGCCCAGCTCGGCCTGGCCTGGGCGGAGATCGAGGTGACCGGGCGGGCGGCGCACGCCGGCACCCCCGGTGAGGGACTGGACGCCTTCCGGGCCGCGAGCGCGTACGTGGCCGAGGTGGACCGGCTGGTGGCTGGTCTGGGCACCGCCGCCGAGTTCCCCGGGCATCCCCGACTCAACGTCGGATACTTCGCGCTGCCCGGCCATCCGGGGACGATGCCCGGCGAATGCCGGCTGCGGTGCGACATCCGGGTGCTGCCCGGCGTGCGGCTCGACGACGTCTTCGCCCTCTACGAGGAGGCGGCCGTCACGGTCCGCCGGTCCGTCGGGGCGTCCATCGCGGTCCGCCCGTATCAGGGCGGCGGCCGCCCGTCCCACTTCGTCGAGGCCGGGCACCCACTGGCCGAACGGTTCCGCGCGGTGCAGCGGGAGACCGACCAGCCGGTCGCGACGATGCCGTTCCTCGGCGGCACCGACGCCCGCTACTTCGCCGGGGCGGGTACGCCGGCCATCGTCTACGGGCCGGGCAGCCTGCGCCAGGCCCACGCGCCGGACGAGTACGTCCCGCTGGCCGAGCTGACCCTGGCAGCCCGGCAGCTCACCCGGCTGGCCGCCGGCTACCTGGCCTGA
- a CDS encoding cytochrome P450, whose protein sequence is MGGVHLGLANEFEPTLRRLLDHDGPYRDPESGAWFVARYDQVRAALADRRLLTRSSAHATAHLDADQRAAVEPLEAHLRRWFVFSDEPAQHRLRLAFRRALAGSGRDRELADGLAAAARRATATRAAGGDLFATFVVPFTGAAVTAMLGTPDGDAARLTGWGERLLAYLGMDGFDPAVVDAAVGGLTALRDYYVEDYLHRGRGVVAETFRVAAADGAAREDLVAAFTQLLTGALEPSRTALAEGIARVGDPAVAEAYRARRTAFVSEVLRLATPFHFAPRRTAGPVEVGGRCIPAGTRVRLVLPAANRDPAVFPRPGLLDVTRPERRHLAFGWGRHVCVGTRVAEGIVAAGLDAVTASWPAGLTVRLGRTRTAGMTVATALTACPPPSAPPERDRR, encoded by the coding sequence GTGGGCGGAGTGCATCTGGGGCTGGCGAACGAGTTCGAACCGACCCTGCGCCGGCTGCTCGACCACGACGGGCCGTACCGCGATCCGGAGTCCGGCGCCTGGTTCGTCGCCCGCTACGACCAGGTACGCGCGGCGCTTGCCGACCGTCGCCTGCTGACCCGGTCCTCCGCACACGCCACCGCCCACCTCGATGCGGACCAGCGGGCGGCGGTCGAGCCGCTGGAGGCGCACCTGCGCCGCTGGTTCGTCTTCTCCGACGAGCCGGCCCAGCACCGGCTCCGGCTGGCCTTCCGGCGGGCGCTGGCCGGCTCCGGCCGGGACCGGGAACTGGCCGACGGGCTCGCGGCGGCGGCCCGGCGGGCCACCGCCACCCGGGCCGCCGGTGGCGACCTCTTCGCCACCTTCGTGGTGCCGTTCACCGGCGCGGCCGTCACCGCCATGCTGGGTACGCCGGACGGCGACGCGGCCCGGCTGACCGGCTGGGGTGAGCGGCTGCTGGCCTATCTGGGCATGGACGGATTCGACCCGGCGGTGGTGGACGCGGCGGTCGGCGGCCTGACCGCGCTGCGGGACTACTACGTCGAGGACTACCTGCACCGCGGCCGGGGCGTGGTGGCGGAGACCTTCCGGGTGGCCGCGGCGGACGGCGCGGCCCGGGAGGACCTGGTGGCGGCGTTCACACAGTTGCTCACCGGCGCGCTGGAACCCAGCCGGACGGCCCTGGCCGAGGGCATCGCCCGGGTCGGCGATCCGGCGGTGGCCGAGGCGTACCGGGCCCGCCGCACCGCGTTCGTCAGCGAGGTGCTGCGGCTGGCCACGCCCTTCCACTTCGCGCCGCGCCGGACCGCCGGCCCGGTCGAGGTGGGCGGCCGGTGCATCCCGGCCGGCACCCGGGTGCGGCTGGTCCTGCCGGCGGCCAACCGGGATCCGGCGGTGTTTCCGCGACCGGGTCTGCTGGACGTGACCCGCCCCGAACGACGGCACCTGGCCTTCGGCTGGGGCCGGCACGTCTGCGTCGGTACCCGGGTGGCCGAGGGCATCGTCGCCGCCGGCCTGGACGCCGTCACCGCGAGCTGGCCGGCGGGTCTGACGGTACGCCTCGGCCGTACCCGCACCGCGGGAATGACGGTGGCCACGGCGTTGACGGCGTGCCCACCCCCGTCCGCGCCACCTGAGAGGGACCGGCGATAG